The following are from one region of the Fusarium verticillioides 7600 chromosome 1, whole genome shotgun sequence genome:
- a CDS encoding ATP synthase F1, delta subunit, whose amino-acid sequence MFSRQVLRAARVAAPQRALALRAAPVRSFAAAASTEVKPPISVFGVDGTYATALYTAAVKTSSIDAAADALNRLGALIEKDPKLAAVLSAPTLTAADKKAIVQELEKQINTKDETVKNFLATLAENNRLGLIPGVVEKFSSIISAARGEVELTVTSAQALDKRTLNRLETAVSKSAYVSQGQKLKVTNEVNPEIVGGLVVEIGDRTIDLSVSSRIAKMNKLLTDSL is encoded by the exons ATGTTCTCGCGACAGGTTCTCCGCGCCGCCCGAGTCGCCGCTCCTCAGCGAGCCCTCGCCCTCCGAGCCGCCCCCGTCCGATCTTTCGCTGCCGCTGCCTCGACCGAAGTCAAGCCCCCGATTTCCGTCTTCGGCGTTGATGGCACATATGCTACTGCTCTG TACACTGCCGCCGTCAAGACCTCGAGCATCGACGCCGCTGCCGATGCCCTGAACAGACTCGGCGctctcatcgagaaggacCCCAAGCTCGCCGCCGTCCTGTCCGCCCCTACCCTCACCGCggccgacaagaaggccatCGTCcaggagctcgagaagcagatcaacaccaaggacgAGACCGTCAAGAACTTCCTCGCCACCCTCGCCGAGAACAACCGACTTGGACTTATCCCcggtgttgttgagaagttctcctccatcatctctgcCGCCCGCGGTGAGGTTGAGCTCACTGTTACCAGCGCTCAG GCTCTCGACAAGCGAACCCTCAACCGATTGGAGACTGCCGTCTCCAAGTCTGCCTACGTCAGCCAGggccagaagctcaaggtcacCAACGAG GTTAACCCCGAGATTGTTGGTGGACTTGTCGTTGAGATCGGTGACCGAACCATCGACCTCAGCGTCTCTTCCCGCAtcgccaagatgaacaagCTCCTCACGGACTCTCTGTAA
- a CDS encoding maintenance-ploidy protein mob1: protein MESPCSSPHTASMFRYLNPKSLLTMQQLETTIIPVSLSGEPLMFVDELTLANPGTLVNSNQRTRNQFRPRVGKGGSASYQLRQYAEVTLGGGSLRKVVKLPEGEDENEWLAVNMVDFYNQINLLYGAITEFCSPQSCPEMKATDEFEYLWQDNENYKRPTKMPAPAYIEQLMSWVQANIDNEQVLPSKIGVPFPKSFPALVRQIFKRMYRVYAHIYCHHYPVIRELGLEPHLNTSFKQYVLFVDEHGLASGRDYWGPLGDLVDSMLKSD, encoded by the exons ATGGAGTCCCCGTGTTCGTCGCCGCACACCGCCAGCATGTTTCGATACTTGAACCCAAAGTCGCTCTTGACGATGCAGCAGTTGGAAACGACCATTATACCCGTCTCCCTGTCGGGAGAACCTCTGATGTTTGTGGATGAGTTGACACTTGCTAACCCGGGAACTCTGGTGAATAGTAACCAGCGGACGAGAAACCAGTTCCGCCCGCGCGTGGGCAAGGGCGGCTCGGCCAGTTATCAGTTGCGACAATATGCTGAGGTGACGCTTGGCGGTGGCAGTTTGCgcaaggttgtcaagcttccggaaggcgaggatgagaacgaGTGGTTAGCTGTCAACA TGGTGGACTTCTATAACCAGATCAACCTTCTCTATGGTGCCATTACCGAGTTCTGCTCACCACAGTCATGCCCTGAGATGAAGGCTACTGATGA GTTCGAGTATTTGTGGCAAGACAATGAGAACTACAAGCGTCCAACCAAGATGCCTGCACCAGCATACATTGAGCAGCTCATGTCATGGGTGCAGGCGAATATTGACAACGAACAAGTCTTGCCCAGCAAGATCG GCGTACCCTTCCCCAAATCATTCCCAGCGCTGGTTCGCCAGATCTTCAAACGCATGTACCGTGTATATGCACACATCTACTGCCACCACTACCCCGTGATTCGTGAGCTCGGACTCGAGCCGCACCTCAACACGAGCTTCAAGCAGTATGTgctgtttgttgatgagcacGGCCTGGCGAGTGGTAGAGATTACTGGGGTCCCCTTGGTGATCTGGTGGACAGCATGCTCAAGAGCGACTAG
- a CDS encoding transcription elongation factor B, polypeptide 1, whose product MDWKTPSKYITLVSGDGFEFVVLRDAALVSPIIKGMLDVRSQFAEAKEARCVFQEMSAMVLDKVVEYFHYWYRYRNSEDVPDMEIPVELCLELLAAADYLGLDQYAAQQCIATTDCFDTNLIQGKYGHEVRSYEIDSDMGMKSTL is encoded by the exons ATGGACTGGAAGACACCCAGCAAATACATCACCCTCGTTTctggcgatggcttcgagtTTGTCGTTCTACGCGATGCTGCTCTTGTCAGTCCAATCATCAAGGGCATGCTCGACGTGAGAAGTCAGTTCGCCGAAGCTAAAGAGGCCCGTTGTGTCTTCCAAGAGATGAG CGCCATGGTCCTTGATAAGGTTGTCGAATACTTCCACTACTGGTACCGCTATCGTAACAGCGAGGATGTTCCCGACATGGAGATCCCGGTCGAGCTTTGCCTCGAACTGCTGGCCGCGGCAGATTACCTGGGCCTGGACCAGTATGCAGCCCAGCAATGCATTGCTACAACCGATTGCTTCGATACTAATCTCATCCAGGGCAAATATGGGCATGAAGTGAGAAGCTACGAGATCGATTCAGATATGGGCATGAAAAGTACACTCTAA
- a CDS encoding rho family, other: MASSHQYRTSYFDTNEQIRRQQRTRSSEGTVSTTMSSSTGRESAATHVTEAPTFSKKIVVVGDGGCGKTCLLISYSQGYFPEKYVPTVFENYITYPIHSATGKTVELALWDTAGQEEYDRLRPLSYPETDLIFVCFAIDCPNSLDNVLDKWYPEVLHFCPYTPLVLVGLKSDLRYKKTCIDMLKTQGLTPVTTEQGMTVAKKMNAQYMECSSKEMSGVDEIFEQAINTVVANDRKTIEAAAALGSSKESKSSTPGVGQIKRKKRRCPIL, from the exons ATGGCATCGTCGCATCAGTATCGTACTTCGTACTTTGACACCAACGAGCAGATCCGACGTCAACAGCGCACGCGCTCCAGTGAGGGTACCGTCAGCACCACTATGAGCTCGTCGACGGGCCGCGAGTCGGCAGCGACTCACGTCACAGAAGCGCCCACCTTTTCCAAGAAGATTGTTGTcgtcggtgatggtggttgCGGCAAGACCTGCTTGCTCATTAGCTACAGCCAAGGTTACTTCCCAGAG AAATATGTGCCTACTGTTTTTGAGAACTACATCACCTATCCTATTCACTCAGCCACCGGTAAGACTGTGGAACTTGCATTGTGGGATACAGCCGGCCAAGAGGAATATGACCGTCTCCGACCGCTCTCATACCCTGAGACCGACTTGATCTTTGTATGCTTTGCTATCGACTGTCCGAACTCGCTAGACAACGTCCTCGATAAG TGGTACCCCGAGGTTCTACACTTCTGCCCATACactcctcttgttcttgtggGTCTCAAGTCAGATCTTCGCTACAAGAAGACTTGCATTGATATGCTCAAGACGCAAGGTCTTACTCCAGTCACCACGGAGCAAGGTATGACCgttgccaagaagatgaacgcGCAGTACATGGAGTGCAGTAGCAAGGAAATGTCAGGCGTCGACGAGATTTTTGAGCAGGCTATCAACACTGTCGTCGCTAACGACCGGAAAACCATCGAggcggcagcagccttgggTTCTTCCAAGGAGAGCAAGTCATCAACACCTGGGGTGGGACAGATtaagaggaagaagagaaggtgtCCAATCCTCTAA
- a CDS encoding maintenance-ploidy protein mob1 produces the protein MAQAFLTTVNQRTRNQFRPRVGKGGSASYQLRQYAEVTLGGGSLRKVVKLPEGEDENEWLAVNMVDFYNQINLLYGAITEFCSPQSCPEMKATDEFEYLWQDNENYKRPTKMPAPAYIEQLMSWVQANIDNEQVLPSKIGVPFPKSFPALVRQIFKRMYRVYAHIYCHHYPVIRELGLEPHLNTSFKQYVLFVDEHGLASGRDYWGPLGDLVDSMLKSD, from the exons ATGGCTCAAGCCTTCTTAACTACCGT TAACCAGCGGACGAGAAACCAGTTCCGCCCGCGCGTGGGCAAGGGCGGCTCGGCCAGTTATCAGTTGCGACAATATGCTGAGGTGACGCTTGGCGGTGGCAGTTTGCgcaaggttgtcaagcttccggaaggcgaggatgagaacgaGTGGTTAGCTGTCAACA TGGTGGACTTCTATAACCAGATCAACCTTCTCTATGGTGCCATTACCGAGTTCTGCTCACCACAGTCATGCCCTGAGATGAAGGCTACTGATGA GTTCGAGTATTTGTGGCAAGACAATGAGAACTACAAGCGTCCAACCAAGATGCCTGCACCAGCATACATTGAGCAGCTCATGTCATGGGTGCAGGCGAATATTGACAACGAACAAGTCTTGCCCAGCAAGATCG GCGTACCCTTCCCCAAATCATTCCCAGCGCTGGTTCGCCAGATCTTCAAACGCATGTACCGTGTATATGCACACATCTACTGCCACCACTACCCCGTGATTCGTGAGCTCGGACTCGAGCCGCACCTCAACACGAGCTTCAAGCAGTATGTgctgtttgttgatgagcacGGCCTGGCGAGTGGTAGAGATTACTGGGGTCCCCTTGGTGATCTGGTGGACAGCATGCTCAAGAGCGACTAG